GCTGCGTCCGTGATTGAGCGCCTCCCATTTCAGGCCGTCGGCGCTCCAGGCGAGATGCAGACCGTCCTCGCCGTTGTTGATGAAATAGGTGAACAGATAAGCCTTGGCGGGAACACTGGTTGCCGAACCGCGAACCGAACGTGTTCCGGAAATCCGATACAACCCCGCGCCGTGCCACGGAATTTCCGGTGCGAATGTGTCACTGACTTCTCCCACATCCGTGCGGGCCCACAAATCCCGGACATGGCAGGCGCCGGTGAAACCCGCTTCGGCCAGTGACGCCATGATTTTAGCACCGGTTGCATCGGAATCCTTCGGCCGGTCGGCGACGTTGAACAACGCCAGATAGCGATCCGTCGAGCCGGGAACATCCGCCACCCAGGCCGCGGCGCCCGCGCGCCGGAACAATTGCCGGTTGCCGGTGCTGTGTTGATTGACGGCGATGACTTCCGGATTGGTCAACATCGCGAGCGTCGCGTCGTCCAGCTTGGTCAGGTCGCCGCCCATAATGAGCGGGGAGCGGAAGATGCTCCATAGCGTCATCAACGTGACCTGCTCGGCCGGCGTGAAATGCGTCTGACGCCGCCCCATGTCCAGCGTGCCCAGCGGCAGCATGTCCGCATCCGGGAAATGGCCCGCGCCGATGTAAGGTTCCCAGTTGTGGCAGCGCGCGAACTGTTCCAGCAGTGCCTGCCAGTTGTCCCAGAAGTCGTCGCTGATGCGCCATTGGTTGGCGTGATGCGAAATGTGCTCCCCCTCGGCGACCGGTGTCTCTCCCGGCGACGTGCTGAACACAATCGGCCGACCACAACGGTCAATCGCCTTGCGGATGGCTTCAATCTCGGGCTGATGATACGGCCGGCTCAGGTCATCCACCTTCACCAGGTCCACGCCCCATGACGCGACGAGTTCGAAGAGCGAGTCGTAATACTCCTGTGCGCCCGGCTTCGACATGTCCACGCCATACATATCCGAGTTCCACGCGCAAATGCTGTTGGTGTCCGCGATGTCGGCGGCGCGCGCCGTGGTGCCCTTGAGGGCGGTGTTTTGCTGCACGGCCTGACGCGGGATGCCACGCAGCAGATGGATGCCGAACTTGAGCCCCTTGCCATGAAGGTAATCCGCCAGCGGTTTGAAGCCGGCGCCATTCGCTGCCGACGGGAAACGGTTCGTCGCCGGGAGCAACCGGCTGAATTCGTCCATCACCAGCGGCGCGCCGCGACGGTAATTGAACCCCGTTGCATGCGGTTCAAACCATTGAATGTCCACCGTGACATATTCCCAGCCGAACGACTTGAGTTTGTCAGCCATTACGTCCACCTGCCCCTTCGTCTGCGCCTCGGTGACGGTGGTGGCGAAGCAATCCCAACTATTCCAGCCCATCACCGGCGTTTCGGCCCAAGACCAGAAGGCAGGGGTGTTGGTTTGCGCCGGGGCGCCAAAGGACCAAACCAAGGCGGCGAGAAGAGAAAGTTTCCGAATCATGGTATGATGTTTTGTCCATCTTGCAAACGCGCACTCATTCTATAAAGCGCAATTTGCCGCCAAAAACCGGCAGGCTTTCCACCCGAATGAAGACCAAACCGTCCTCCAACCGGTCGCCCAAGCGGTTTGTCCCAATAATTCGCCCCGCGGTGACACGCACCATCCGGACCGGCGGGCGCCGGTTCAACGCCGCTCAATTGCCGTCGGGCTTCCGATCTGAATGCATCGGACTGGCCGGCACGGCAAAGGTGCCGACCGGATCGGGCTTCGCGGGATCGAATCCCGTGAAATCCGCCGTCAAAGACGCCGCCAACGGCAGCTTGTTTGCGCGGAGTCCCTCCGCCACACATTTGGCCAGTTCATAACTGCCGTAAGCCTTGTGATGCGTGCCGTCCTGAAAGGCCTGGTCGAGGTCGGAACCCAGCGCCCGGTAAAACACCCGGCTCATCGCGTGCAGATCGATCAACGCCGTCCCCTGCTCGCGCGCCACGTCCCGCACGGTCTGTGGATAGCCCGCCAGCGTGTCGTGTTCGAGCCCGGCCTTGCGCTCCATGGAGGTGATCAGCACGGGCGTTCCGCCCTTGGCACGGCATTCTTCAACGATCTTTTCCAGGTTCGCCTTGTAGGTGGCCAGTGCGTTCGTCGCCTTGTCCTTCATGTCGTTGTGGCCGTATTGCAGCAACAGCCAGTCGCCGGGCTGCATGAGGCTGAACACCTTTGCGAATCGCCGGGCGCCCAGCGAACTCCGGATGGATTCGCCCGACTCCGCATGATTCGCGAGGGCCACGCCAGGTCCGAAGAACCGCGTCAACATCTGCCCCCAACTGTTCCACGGCTCCAGCGGCTGATCGCACACGGTCGAATCGCCAAGGATGAACACGGTCGGCACCTTGGCCGGCGTGATGGCCAGCGCCGCCAGGCCCGGGCGCGAGCCGTTGAATTCGAGCGTCAACTTGTCGTCCCAATCCACCATCTCGGTCTGCTTTTCCCGGGGCTTGAGATGCACATGATCACCTCCCGCGATGGCCGGCGTGCGCAGGTTCACCGCAATGGTGCGAGTCACAAATTCGCCCGGCTGCGTCACCACGCGCTCGAGCATCAGGCGGCGCAGCTCCGCCTTAACCGTGTTCGTCGTGGCGTCGTGCACATCCCCAAACGTGATGGCCACGTGGTAATTGCCTTCGGGCAGGGCCACGGAAAAGTAAAAGGGCTGGCCGTCCGTTGCGCCGGCGGGGCCGGTTCCGAGATCGAAGCCGTAACCCCGCTCGGGCGTGAAGTGGTCCCCGGGCGTGACGGGCTGAAAGCCCGGCCGGACGGGGCC
The sequence above is drawn from the Verrucomicrobiia bacterium genome and encodes:
- a CDS encoding rhamnogalacturonan acetylesterase yields the protein MKSAVAALLMVSAVAGGLSSPAAEIMRFQFPSGPVRPGFQPVTPGDHFTPERGYGFDLGTGPAGATDGQPFYFSVALPEGNYHVAITFGDVHDATTNTVKAELRRLMLERVVTQPGEFVTRTIAVNLRTPAIAGGDHVHLKPREKQTEMVDWDDKLTLEFNGSRPGLAALAITPAKVPTVFILGDSTVCDQPLEPWNSWGQMLTRFFGPGVALANHAESGESIRSSLGARRFAKVFSLMQPGDWLLLQYGHNDMKDKATNALATYKANLEKIVEECRAKGGTPVLITSMERKAGLEHDTLAGYPQTVRDVAREQGTALIDLHAMSRVFYRALGSDLDQAFQDGTHHKAYGSYELAKCVAEGLRANKLPLAASLTADFTGFDPAKPDPVGTFAVPASPMHSDRKPDGN